GAAAAGGCCCGGGAAATGGGCGGCGCGGCTCGTGTCGGTCGCCGGCACGAACAGGGAAAACTGACCGCCCGCGAATGGATCGAAGCTCTCCTTGACGGGGACACGTTCCTGGAACTGGGCCTGCTGGCCTGTTCGGACCGGCCCGGAATGGAAGAGACAACACCTGCCGACGGCATCATTACGGGCTACGGCCGCATCGGGGGGAAACACGTAGGGATCATTGCCAATGATTTTACCGTTCTGGCATCCAGTAACGCCCGCATTTACTCAAAGAAGGCCGAAAAGCTGCGAAGGCAGTCATCGGAGCTCGGATTTCCACTGATATGGCTTGGAGAATCCGGCGGTGGTCGTGTTCCCGACATACAGGGCGCCCGGGGCATCGTTTCGCTGATCTGCGGTGATGACCGGTCGGTCTTTTCCCAGTACAGCCACATCCGGAACACGCCATGGATAACGGCCGTCATGGGGCAGTGCACCGGTGTGCCCACT
This region of Deltaproteobacteria bacterium genomic DNA includes:
- a CDS encoding carboxyl transferase, which encodes MSFGEELKELEQRKEKAREMGGAARVGRRHEQGKLTAREWIEALLDGDTFLELGLLACSDRPGMEETTPADGIITGYGRIGGKHVGIIANDFTVLASSNARIYSKKAEKLRRQSSELGFPLIWLGESGGGRVPDIQGARGIVSLICGDDRSVFSQYSHIRNTPWITAVMGQCTGVPTWQCCLSDFVVQVKGSTLSVAGARALQKAIGATYT